One genomic window of Micropterus dolomieu isolate WLL.071019.BEF.003 ecotype Adirondacks linkage group LG06, ASM2129224v1, whole genome shotgun sequence includes the following:
- the crtc1a gene encoding CREB-regulated transcription coactivator 1 isoform X4, with translation MATSNNPRKFSEKIALHNQKQAEETAAFEEVMKDLSITRAARLQLQKTQYLQLGQNRGQYYGGSLPNVNQIGSSTVDMPFQNSGLDTNRSTRHHGLVDRVYRDRNRITSPHQKPLSIDKHGRQIDSCPYGSVYLSPPPDTSWRRTNSDSALHQSTLTPAQQASFTGGSQELQPKRVLLLTVPGAEAIKQEVEDDGQNQNWECKKNISRSKPCKVPGIHIFPSPDQQLTTSLKPATYNTGGSLPDLTNIQFPPPLPTPLDSDEAASFSSSNSTQTVANTQDSFLKAVFVCWVGVNTSQPAVSMEIQSGQDDMVPLLLNTGDSHQHQNLQLSPTSPPLSLSQAAINAMNLEQQLSQYTFFSQQPSSQNHQSQQQTGLVQLSSSVNSCSTSDNQTSSQSNATMDMNTHNSILGSVFADFYDQQLPSIQASALSQQLEQFNMIETPISSGGLYNQTSTLNYSQALMMGLTGGHCNLQDSQQLSYSSHGNIPNIILTVSGESPPSLPKDLTGSLSTDVSFDIDSHFPLDDLKIDPLTLDGLHMLNDPDMVLADPATEDAFRLDRL, from the exons ATGGCGACTTCGAACAATCCGCGGAAATTCAGCGAGAAAATCGCTTTACATAACCAGAAGCAGGCAGAGGAGACAGCAGCGTTTGAAGAAGTGATGAAGGACCTCAGCATTACCCGGGCAGCGAGG TTACAATTGCAGAAAACTCAGTATTTGCAGCTGGGACAGAACCGTGGGCAGTACTATGGAGGATCTTTGCCAAATGTAAATCAGATTGGAAGCAGCACTGTTGATATGCCTTTTCAG AATTCAGGACTTGACACGAACAGATCAACGCGACACCACGGCTTGGTGGACAGAGTCTACCGGGACCGGAACCGCATCACATCACCCCACCAAAAACCCTTGTCTATTGACAAACATGGACGCCAG ATTGACAGCTGTCCATATGGCTCAGTATATCTGTCACCACCACCTGATACCAGCTGGAGGAG GACAAACTCTGACTCAGCACTACACCAGAGCACATTAACTCCTGCCCAGCAGGCCTCTTTCACTGGAGGATCACAGGAGCTACAGCCAAAACGAG TTCTTCTGCTCACTGTACCAGGGGCTGAAGCAATTAAACAAGAGGTTGAGGACGATGGACAAAACCAGAACTGGGAGTGCAAAAAG aACATTTCAAGGTCCAAGCCCTGCAAAGTCCCTGGGATCCA CATATTCCCGTCTCCGGACCAGCAGTTGACCACTTCATTAAAACCAGCAACCTACAATACTGGCGGTTCTCTTCCTGACCTGACCAACATCCAGTTTCCTCCTCCGCTGCCCACCCCGCTCGACTCAGATGAAGCCGCCTCGTTCAGCTCCTCCAACAGCACACAGACTGTGGCTAACACGCAAG ACTCTTTCCTTAAGGCCGTTTTTGTGTGCTGGGTAGGAGTGAACACATCTCAGCCCGCGGTATCCATGGAAATACAGTCAGGGCAGGACGACATGGTTCCTCTCCTCCTGAACACAGGAGACTCCCACCAGCACCAGAACCTGCAGCTCTCCCCAAcctctccacctctcagtctctctcag GCGGCCATCAATGCTATGAACCTTGAGCAGCAGCTGTCGCAGTACACCTTTTTCAGCCAGCAGCCGTCGTCCCAGAACCACCAGAGCCAGCAA CAGACAGGTCTGGTTCAGCTGTCGTCCTCCGTGAACTCCTGCTCCACGTCAGACAACCAGACGTCCTCACAAAGCAACGCGACCATGGACATGAACACG CATAACTCCATACTGGGTAGCGTGTTTGCAGACTTCTACGACCAGCAGCTCCCGTCCATTCAGGCCAGTGCACTCTCACAACAG TTGGAGCAGTTCAATATGATTGAAACCCCCATCAGCTCTGGTGGCCTGTATAACCAGACCTCCACCCTCAACTACTCCCAGGCACTCATGATGGGTTTGACCGGTGGCCATTGCAACCTTCAGGACTCGCAGCAGCTGAGCTACAGTAGCCATGGCAACATCCCCAACATCATTCTCACAG TGAGTGGAGAGTCTCCCCCAAGCCTGCCTAAGGACCTGACTGGCTCGCTGTCCACAGATGTCAGCTTTGATATAGACTCCCACTTCCCACTGGATGATCTGAAAATCGACCCACTGACGCTGGATGGCCTGCACATGCTCAATGACCCGGACATGGTCCTTGCTGACCCCGCCACAGAGGACGCATTTCGCCTCGACCGTCTCTAA
- the crtc1a gene encoding CREB-regulated transcription coactivator 1 isoform X1, whose product MATSNNPRKFSEKIALHNQKQAEETAAFEEVMKDLSITRAARLQLQKTQYLQLGQNRGQYYGGSLPNVNQIGSSTVDMPFQNSGLDTNRSTRHHGLVDRVYRDRNRITSPHQKPLSIDKHGRQIDSCPYGSVYLSPPPDTSWRRTNSDSALHQSTLTPAQQASFTGGSQELQPKRVLLLTVPGAEAIKQEVEDDGQNQNWECKKNISRSKPCKVPGIHIFPSPDQQLTTSLKPATYNTGGSLPDLTNIQFPPPLPTPLDSDEAASFSSSNSTQTVANTQDSFLKAVFVCWVGVNTSQPAVSMEIQSGQDDMVPLLLNTGDSHQHQNLQLSPTSPPLSLSQAAINAMNLEQQLSQYTFFSQQPSSQNHQSQQQTGLVQLSSSVNSCSTSDNQTSSQSNATMDMNTASSLQQYRSRVGSSANQSPTSPVSNQGFSPGGSPQHNSILGSVFADFYDQQLPSIQASALSQQLEQFNMIETPISSGGLYNQTSTLNYSQALMMGLTGGHCNLQDSQQLSYSSHGNIPNIILTVSGESPPSLPKDLTGSLSTDVSFDIDSHFPLDDLKIDPLTLDGLHMLNDPDMVLADPATEDAFRLDRL is encoded by the exons ATGGCGACTTCGAACAATCCGCGGAAATTCAGCGAGAAAATCGCTTTACATAACCAGAAGCAGGCAGAGGAGACAGCAGCGTTTGAAGAAGTGATGAAGGACCTCAGCATTACCCGGGCAGCGAGG TTACAATTGCAGAAAACTCAGTATTTGCAGCTGGGACAGAACCGTGGGCAGTACTATGGAGGATCTTTGCCAAATGTAAATCAGATTGGAAGCAGCACTGTTGATATGCCTTTTCAG AATTCAGGACTTGACACGAACAGATCAACGCGACACCACGGCTTGGTGGACAGAGTCTACCGGGACCGGAACCGCATCACATCACCCCACCAAAAACCCTTGTCTATTGACAAACATGGACGCCAG ATTGACAGCTGTCCATATGGCTCAGTATATCTGTCACCACCACCTGATACCAGCTGGAGGAG GACAAACTCTGACTCAGCACTACACCAGAGCACATTAACTCCTGCCCAGCAGGCCTCTTTCACTGGAGGATCACAGGAGCTACAGCCAAAACGAG TTCTTCTGCTCACTGTACCAGGGGCTGAAGCAATTAAACAAGAGGTTGAGGACGATGGACAAAACCAGAACTGGGAGTGCAAAAAG aACATTTCAAGGTCCAAGCCCTGCAAAGTCCCTGGGATCCA CATATTCCCGTCTCCGGACCAGCAGTTGACCACTTCATTAAAACCAGCAACCTACAATACTGGCGGTTCTCTTCCTGACCTGACCAACATCCAGTTTCCTCCTCCGCTGCCCACCCCGCTCGACTCAGATGAAGCCGCCTCGTTCAGCTCCTCCAACAGCACACAGACTGTGGCTAACACGCAAG ACTCTTTCCTTAAGGCCGTTTTTGTGTGCTGGGTAGGAGTGAACACATCTCAGCCCGCGGTATCCATGGAAATACAGTCAGGGCAGGACGACATGGTTCCTCTCCTCCTGAACACAGGAGACTCCCACCAGCACCAGAACCTGCAGCTCTCCCCAAcctctccacctctcagtctctctcag GCGGCCATCAATGCTATGAACCTTGAGCAGCAGCTGTCGCAGTACACCTTTTTCAGCCAGCAGCCGTCGTCCCAGAACCACCAGAGCCAGCAA CAGACAGGTCTGGTTCAGCTGTCGTCCTCCGTGAACTCCTGCTCCACGTCAGACAACCAGACGTCCTCACAAAGCAACGCGACCATGGACATGAACACG GCCTCCTCCCTCCAACAGTACCGCAGTAGGGTCGGATCCTCTGCCAATCAATCTCCAACCTCCCCCGTCTCCAATCAAGGCTTCTCACCTGGAGGCTCGCCTCAA CATAACTCCATACTGGGTAGCGTGTTTGCAGACTTCTACGACCAGCAGCTCCCGTCCATTCAGGCCAGTGCACTCTCACAACAG TTGGAGCAGTTCAATATGATTGAAACCCCCATCAGCTCTGGTGGCCTGTATAACCAGACCTCCACCCTCAACTACTCCCAGGCACTCATGATGGGTTTGACCGGTGGCCATTGCAACCTTCAGGACTCGCAGCAGCTGAGCTACAGTAGCCATGGCAACATCCCCAACATCATTCTCACAG TGAGTGGAGAGTCTCCCCCAAGCCTGCCTAAGGACCTGACTGGCTCGCTGTCCACAGATGTCAGCTTTGATATAGACTCCCACTTCCCACTGGATGATCTGAAAATCGACCCACTGACGCTGGATGGCCTGCACATGCTCAATGACCCGGACATGGTCCTTGCTGACCCCGCCACAGAGGACGCATTTCGCCTCGACCGTCTCTAA
- the crtc1a gene encoding CREB-regulated transcription coactivator 1 isoform X2: MATSNNPRKFSEKIALHNQKQAEETAAFEEVMKDLSITRAARLQLQKTQYLQLGQNRGQYYGGSLPNVNQIGSSTVDMPFQNSGLDTNRSTRHHGLVDRVYRDRNRITSPHQKPLSIDKHGRQIDSCPYGSVYLSPPPDTSWRRTNSDSALHQSTLTPAQQASFTGGSQELQPKRVLLLTVPGAEAIKQEVEDDGQNQNWECKKNISRSKPCKVPGIHIFPSPDQQLTTSLKPATYNTGGSLPDLTNIQFPPPLPTPLDSDEAASFSSSNSTQTVANTQDSFLKAVFVCWVGVNTSQPAVSMEIQSGQDDMVPLLLNTGDSHQHQNLQLSPTSPPLSLSQAAINAMNLEQQLSQYTFFSQQPSSQNHQSQQTGLVQLSSSVNSCSTSDNQTSSQSNATMDMNTASSLQQYRSRVGSSANQSPTSPVSNQGFSPGGSPQHNSILGSVFADFYDQQLPSIQASALSQQLEQFNMIETPISSGGLYNQTSTLNYSQALMMGLTGGHCNLQDSQQLSYSSHGNIPNIILTVSGESPPSLPKDLTGSLSTDVSFDIDSHFPLDDLKIDPLTLDGLHMLNDPDMVLADPATEDAFRLDRL; encoded by the exons ATGGCGACTTCGAACAATCCGCGGAAATTCAGCGAGAAAATCGCTTTACATAACCAGAAGCAGGCAGAGGAGACAGCAGCGTTTGAAGAAGTGATGAAGGACCTCAGCATTACCCGGGCAGCGAGG TTACAATTGCAGAAAACTCAGTATTTGCAGCTGGGACAGAACCGTGGGCAGTACTATGGAGGATCTTTGCCAAATGTAAATCAGATTGGAAGCAGCACTGTTGATATGCCTTTTCAG AATTCAGGACTTGACACGAACAGATCAACGCGACACCACGGCTTGGTGGACAGAGTCTACCGGGACCGGAACCGCATCACATCACCCCACCAAAAACCCTTGTCTATTGACAAACATGGACGCCAG ATTGACAGCTGTCCATATGGCTCAGTATATCTGTCACCACCACCTGATACCAGCTGGAGGAG GACAAACTCTGACTCAGCACTACACCAGAGCACATTAACTCCTGCCCAGCAGGCCTCTTTCACTGGAGGATCACAGGAGCTACAGCCAAAACGAG TTCTTCTGCTCACTGTACCAGGGGCTGAAGCAATTAAACAAGAGGTTGAGGACGATGGACAAAACCAGAACTGGGAGTGCAAAAAG aACATTTCAAGGTCCAAGCCCTGCAAAGTCCCTGGGATCCA CATATTCCCGTCTCCGGACCAGCAGTTGACCACTTCATTAAAACCAGCAACCTACAATACTGGCGGTTCTCTTCCTGACCTGACCAACATCCAGTTTCCTCCTCCGCTGCCCACCCCGCTCGACTCAGATGAAGCCGCCTCGTTCAGCTCCTCCAACAGCACACAGACTGTGGCTAACACGCAAG ACTCTTTCCTTAAGGCCGTTTTTGTGTGCTGGGTAGGAGTGAACACATCTCAGCCCGCGGTATCCATGGAAATACAGTCAGGGCAGGACGACATGGTTCCTCTCCTCCTGAACACAGGAGACTCCCACCAGCACCAGAACCTGCAGCTCTCCCCAAcctctccacctctcagtctctctcag GCGGCCATCAATGCTATGAACCTTGAGCAGCAGCTGTCGCAGTACACCTTTTTCAGCCAGCAGCCGTCGTCCCAGAACCACCAGAGCCAGCAA ACAGGTCTGGTTCAGCTGTCGTCCTCCGTGAACTCCTGCTCCACGTCAGACAACCAGACGTCCTCACAAAGCAACGCGACCATGGACATGAACACG GCCTCCTCCCTCCAACAGTACCGCAGTAGGGTCGGATCCTCTGCCAATCAATCTCCAACCTCCCCCGTCTCCAATCAAGGCTTCTCACCTGGAGGCTCGCCTCAA CATAACTCCATACTGGGTAGCGTGTTTGCAGACTTCTACGACCAGCAGCTCCCGTCCATTCAGGCCAGTGCACTCTCACAACAG TTGGAGCAGTTCAATATGATTGAAACCCCCATCAGCTCTGGTGGCCTGTATAACCAGACCTCCACCCTCAACTACTCCCAGGCACTCATGATGGGTTTGACCGGTGGCCATTGCAACCTTCAGGACTCGCAGCAGCTGAGCTACAGTAGCCATGGCAACATCCCCAACATCATTCTCACAG TGAGTGGAGAGTCTCCCCCAAGCCTGCCTAAGGACCTGACTGGCTCGCTGTCCACAGATGTCAGCTTTGATATAGACTCCCACTTCCCACTGGATGATCTGAAAATCGACCCACTGACGCTGGATGGCCTGCACATGCTCAATGACCCGGACATGGTCCTTGCTGACCCCGCCACAGAGGACGCATTTCGCCTCGACCGTCTCTAA
- the crtc1a gene encoding CREB-regulated transcription coactivator 1 isoform X5: protein MATSNNPRKFSEKIALHNQKQAEETAAFEEVMKDLSITRAARLQLQKTQYLQLGQNRGQYYGGSLPNVNQIGSSTVDMPFQNSGLDTNRSTRHHGLVDRVYRDRNRITSPHQKPLSIDKHGRQIDSCPYGSVYLSPPPDTSWRRTNSDSALHQSTLTPAQQASFTGGSQELQPKRVLLLTVPGAEAIKQEVEDDGQNQNWECKKNISRSKPCKVPGIHIFPSPDQQLTTSLKPATYNTGGSLPDLTNIQFPPPLPTPLDSDEAASFSSSNSTQTVANTQDSFLKAVFVCWVGVNTSQPAVSMEIQSGQDDMVPLLLNTGDSHQHQNLQLSPTSPPLSLSQAAINAMNLEQQLSQYTFFSQQPSSQNHQSQQTGLVQLSSSVNSCSTSDNQTSSQSNATMDMNTHNSILGSVFADFYDQQLPSIQASALSQQLEQFNMIETPISSGGLYNQTSTLNYSQALMMGLTGGHCNLQDSQQLSYSSHGNIPNIILTVSGESPPSLPKDLTGSLSTDVSFDIDSHFPLDDLKIDPLTLDGLHMLNDPDMVLADPATEDAFRLDRL from the exons ATGGCGACTTCGAACAATCCGCGGAAATTCAGCGAGAAAATCGCTTTACATAACCAGAAGCAGGCAGAGGAGACAGCAGCGTTTGAAGAAGTGATGAAGGACCTCAGCATTACCCGGGCAGCGAGG TTACAATTGCAGAAAACTCAGTATTTGCAGCTGGGACAGAACCGTGGGCAGTACTATGGAGGATCTTTGCCAAATGTAAATCAGATTGGAAGCAGCACTGTTGATATGCCTTTTCAG AATTCAGGACTTGACACGAACAGATCAACGCGACACCACGGCTTGGTGGACAGAGTCTACCGGGACCGGAACCGCATCACATCACCCCACCAAAAACCCTTGTCTATTGACAAACATGGACGCCAG ATTGACAGCTGTCCATATGGCTCAGTATATCTGTCACCACCACCTGATACCAGCTGGAGGAG GACAAACTCTGACTCAGCACTACACCAGAGCACATTAACTCCTGCCCAGCAGGCCTCTTTCACTGGAGGATCACAGGAGCTACAGCCAAAACGAG TTCTTCTGCTCACTGTACCAGGGGCTGAAGCAATTAAACAAGAGGTTGAGGACGATGGACAAAACCAGAACTGGGAGTGCAAAAAG aACATTTCAAGGTCCAAGCCCTGCAAAGTCCCTGGGATCCA CATATTCCCGTCTCCGGACCAGCAGTTGACCACTTCATTAAAACCAGCAACCTACAATACTGGCGGTTCTCTTCCTGACCTGACCAACATCCAGTTTCCTCCTCCGCTGCCCACCCCGCTCGACTCAGATGAAGCCGCCTCGTTCAGCTCCTCCAACAGCACACAGACTGTGGCTAACACGCAAG ACTCTTTCCTTAAGGCCGTTTTTGTGTGCTGGGTAGGAGTGAACACATCTCAGCCCGCGGTATCCATGGAAATACAGTCAGGGCAGGACGACATGGTTCCTCTCCTCCTGAACACAGGAGACTCCCACCAGCACCAGAACCTGCAGCTCTCCCCAAcctctccacctctcagtctctctcag GCGGCCATCAATGCTATGAACCTTGAGCAGCAGCTGTCGCAGTACACCTTTTTCAGCCAGCAGCCGTCGTCCCAGAACCACCAGAGCCAGCAA ACAGGTCTGGTTCAGCTGTCGTCCTCCGTGAACTCCTGCTCCACGTCAGACAACCAGACGTCCTCACAAAGCAACGCGACCATGGACATGAACACG CATAACTCCATACTGGGTAGCGTGTTTGCAGACTTCTACGACCAGCAGCTCCCGTCCATTCAGGCCAGTGCACTCTCACAACAG TTGGAGCAGTTCAATATGATTGAAACCCCCATCAGCTCTGGTGGCCTGTATAACCAGACCTCCACCCTCAACTACTCCCAGGCACTCATGATGGGTTTGACCGGTGGCCATTGCAACCTTCAGGACTCGCAGCAGCTGAGCTACAGTAGCCATGGCAACATCCCCAACATCATTCTCACAG TGAGTGGAGAGTCTCCCCCAAGCCTGCCTAAGGACCTGACTGGCTCGCTGTCCACAGATGTCAGCTTTGATATAGACTCCCACTTCCCACTGGATGATCTGAAAATCGACCCACTGACGCTGGATGGCCTGCACATGCTCAATGACCCGGACATGGTCCTTGCTGACCCCGCCACAGAGGACGCATTTCGCCTCGACCGTCTCTAA
- the crtc1a gene encoding CREB-regulated transcription coactivator 1 isoform X3, translated as MATSNNPRKFSEKIALHNQKQAEETAAFEEVMKDLSITRAARLQLQKTQYLQLGQNRGQYYGGSLPNVNQIGSSTVDMPFQNSGLDTNRSTRHHGLVDRVYRDRNRITSPHQKPLSIDKHGRQIDSCPYGSVYLSPPPDTSWRRTNSDSALHQSTLTPAQQASFTGGSQELQPKRVLLLTVPGAEAIKQEVEDDGQNQNWECKKNISRSKPCKVPGIHIFPSPDQQLTTSLKPATYNTGGSLPDLTNIQFPPPLPTPLDSDEAASFSSSNSTQTVANTQGVNTSQPAVSMEIQSGQDDMVPLLLNTGDSHQHQNLQLSPTSPPLSLSQAAINAMNLEQQLSQYTFFSQQPSSQNHQSQQQTGLVQLSSSVNSCSTSDNQTSSQSNATMDMNTASSLQQYRSRVGSSANQSPTSPVSNQGFSPGGSPQHNSILGSVFADFYDQQLPSIQASALSQQLEQFNMIETPISSGGLYNQTSTLNYSQALMMGLTGGHCNLQDSQQLSYSSHGNIPNIILTVSGESPPSLPKDLTGSLSTDVSFDIDSHFPLDDLKIDPLTLDGLHMLNDPDMVLADPATEDAFRLDRL; from the exons ATGGCGACTTCGAACAATCCGCGGAAATTCAGCGAGAAAATCGCTTTACATAACCAGAAGCAGGCAGAGGAGACAGCAGCGTTTGAAGAAGTGATGAAGGACCTCAGCATTACCCGGGCAGCGAGG TTACAATTGCAGAAAACTCAGTATTTGCAGCTGGGACAGAACCGTGGGCAGTACTATGGAGGATCTTTGCCAAATGTAAATCAGATTGGAAGCAGCACTGTTGATATGCCTTTTCAG AATTCAGGACTTGACACGAACAGATCAACGCGACACCACGGCTTGGTGGACAGAGTCTACCGGGACCGGAACCGCATCACATCACCCCACCAAAAACCCTTGTCTATTGACAAACATGGACGCCAG ATTGACAGCTGTCCATATGGCTCAGTATATCTGTCACCACCACCTGATACCAGCTGGAGGAG GACAAACTCTGACTCAGCACTACACCAGAGCACATTAACTCCTGCCCAGCAGGCCTCTTTCACTGGAGGATCACAGGAGCTACAGCCAAAACGAG TTCTTCTGCTCACTGTACCAGGGGCTGAAGCAATTAAACAAGAGGTTGAGGACGATGGACAAAACCAGAACTGGGAGTGCAAAAAG aACATTTCAAGGTCCAAGCCCTGCAAAGTCCCTGGGATCCA CATATTCCCGTCTCCGGACCAGCAGTTGACCACTTCATTAAAACCAGCAACCTACAATACTGGCGGTTCTCTTCCTGACCTGACCAACATCCAGTTTCCTCCTCCGCTGCCCACCCCGCTCGACTCAGATGAAGCCGCCTCGTTCAGCTCCTCCAACAGCACACAGACTGTGGCTAACACGCAAG GAGTGAACACATCTCAGCCCGCGGTATCCATGGAAATACAGTCAGGGCAGGACGACATGGTTCCTCTCCTCCTGAACACAGGAGACTCCCACCAGCACCAGAACCTGCAGCTCTCCCCAAcctctccacctctcagtctctctcag GCGGCCATCAATGCTATGAACCTTGAGCAGCAGCTGTCGCAGTACACCTTTTTCAGCCAGCAGCCGTCGTCCCAGAACCACCAGAGCCAGCAA CAGACAGGTCTGGTTCAGCTGTCGTCCTCCGTGAACTCCTGCTCCACGTCAGACAACCAGACGTCCTCACAAAGCAACGCGACCATGGACATGAACACG GCCTCCTCCCTCCAACAGTACCGCAGTAGGGTCGGATCCTCTGCCAATCAATCTCCAACCTCCCCCGTCTCCAATCAAGGCTTCTCACCTGGAGGCTCGCCTCAA CATAACTCCATACTGGGTAGCGTGTTTGCAGACTTCTACGACCAGCAGCTCCCGTCCATTCAGGCCAGTGCACTCTCACAACAG TTGGAGCAGTTCAATATGATTGAAACCCCCATCAGCTCTGGTGGCCTGTATAACCAGACCTCCACCCTCAACTACTCCCAGGCACTCATGATGGGTTTGACCGGTGGCCATTGCAACCTTCAGGACTCGCAGCAGCTGAGCTACAGTAGCCATGGCAACATCCCCAACATCATTCTCACAG TGAGTGGAGAGTCTCCCCCAAGCCTGCCTAAGGACCTGACTGGCTCGCTGTCCACAGATGTCAGCTTTGATATAGACTCCCACTTCCCACTGGATGATCTGAAAATCGACCCACTGACGCTGGATGGCCTGCACATGCTCAATGACCCGGACATGGTCCTTGCTGACCCCGCCACAGAGGACGCATTTCGCCTCGACCGTCTCTAA